Proteins encoded together in one Thermus neutrinimicus window:
- a CDS encoding alpha-ketoacid dehydrogenase subunit beta codes for MVAERARVLNLVQAIHEALDLALARDERVLVFGEDVGRLGGVFRVTEGLQAKYGEGRVFDTPLAESGILGLAIGLAMGGMRPVAEIQFAGFLYPALDQILSHLGRWRHRSRGRVGLPVVVRAPYGGGVHTPEQHADSPEALLAHAPGVKVVIPSSPERAKGLLLAAIEDEDPVFFLEAIKLYRGARAQVPEGYYTLPLGKARVVREGRHATLIGYGGMVEVMLEAAEVAAREGVEVMVVDLETLVPLDEGTLLEAVRETGRAVVVYEAMRTGGFGAEIAARIAEGAIDYLQAPVVRVAGYDAPYPPFSAMEHHYRPNARRVLAALRRVLTH; via the coding sequence ATGGTAGCGGAAAGGGCCAGGGTGCTGAACCTGGTCCAGGCCATCCACGAGGCCCTGGACCTGGCTTTGGCTCGGGATGAGCGGGTTTTGGTCTTTGGGGAGGACGTGGGGAGGCTTGGCGGAGTGTTCCGGGTCACGGAGGGCCTCCAGGCCAAATACGGCGAGGGCCGGGTCTTCGATACCCCCTTGGCGGAAAGCGGCATCCTGGGCCTGGCCATCGGCCTTGCCATGGGAGGCATGCGGCCCGTGGCGGAGATCCAGTTTGCGGGTTTTCTCTACCCAGCCCTGGACCAGATCCTCTCTCACCTGGGCCGCTGGCGCCACCGCTCCCGGGGCCGGGTGGGTCTGCCCGTGGTGGTACGGGCCCCCTATGGGGGTGGGGTGCACACCCCCGAGCAGCATGCGGACTCCCCCGAGGCCCTTCTGGCCCACGCTCCTGGGGTTAAGGTGGTGATCCCCTCGAGCCCCGAAAGGGCTAAGGGCCTCCTCCTGGCCGCCATAGAGGACGAGGACCCGGTCTTCTTCCTGGAGGCCATCAAGCTCTACCGGGGGGCACGGGCCCAAGTGCCTGAGGGCTACTACACCCTCCCCCTGGGCAAGGCCCGGGTGGTGCGGGAGGGAAGGCACGCCACCCTGATCGGCTATGGGGGCATGGTGGAGGTGATGCTGGAGGCGGCGGAGGTGGCGGCCCGGGAGGGGGTGGAGGTCATGGTGGTGGACCTGGAAACCCTGGTTCCCTTGGACGAGGGCACCCTCCTGGAGGCTGTGCGGGAGACGGGGCGGGCGGTGGTGGTCTACGAGGCCATGCGCACCGGGGGCTTCGGAGCGGAGATCGCTGCCCGCATCGCCGAGGGGGCCATAGACTACCTCCAGGCCCCCGTGGTGCGGGTGGCGGGGTACGACGCCCCTTACCCTCCCTTCAGCGCCATGGAGCACCACTACCGTCCCAACGCGCGCCGGGTGCTGGCGGCCTTAAGGCGGGTGCTGACCCACTGA